Genomic DNA from Sphingomonas hankookensis:
CGCCTGCGCGGGGGTACGGCGTTTAATACGGGCCAAACCAACAACCCGCTTGATCCCATCCCCAACCCCCGCTACCCGTTCAACACGTTAAACGAAGGGTAGGGCGTTGCTGGGAGTACGACTCGACACCGAACTGGAGGAGCGGCTCGCCAACGTCGCCCGGTCGCAGGGGCGTTCGAAAAGCGACATCGCCCGCGATGCCGTGCGCCGCTATGTCGAGCTGCACGACGAAGCCTTTCGCGCCGAAGCCCGCCGCCAGTCCGAACGCGCCGCTGCCCGCGACGACGGCGCCGACTGGGCCTTTTTCGACCGGGTGGAAGCGGAGGACGGCCGGTGGAGATAAGGCGCGGCATGATCGTCCTGGTCGAAGGGCCGGGCGACCTGGCGGTGAAGCGCCGTCCCTTCCTGGTCGTGCAATCCGACCTGTTCAACGAAGCGCACGCCTCGGTGACGCTTGTCCCGCTGACCAGCCTCACCGGCGGCGAGACGCTGTTCCGCGTGCCGTTTCCCGCGTCCGACTCGACCGGCATCTCGGTCGAAAGCGAGGCGCAGGTCGACAAGATCAAGACGCTGCGCCGCAGCCGCGTGGTGCGCGTGCTGGGACAGGCGGACGCCACATCGATGGAGCAGGTGGACCAGGCGCTCCGGCGCTGGCTCGCGCTCTGACGCCATTTCAACACCCAAGGGGTCGATCATGAACAACGCCGACATGACTGCGAAGATTGCCGACGGACACGGGTTCATCGCCGCGCTCGACCAGAGCGGCGGTTCGACGCCCAAGGCGCTGAAGGGCTATGGCATCGACGAAGGTGCATGGAACACCGACGAGGAAATGTTCGGCCTGATCCACGACATGCGCGCGCGCATCATCCTCTCCCCCGCCTTCACCGGCGACAAGGTGATCGGCGCGATCCTGTTCGAACGCACCATGGACGGGCAGGCGGGCGGCAAGCCGGTGCCGCAGGCGCTGGCCGACAAGGGCGTCGTGCCCTTCCTCAAGATCGACAAAGGGCTGGAGGACGAAGCCAACGGCGTTCAGCTGATGAAGCCGATGCCCGGCCTCGACGACCTGCTCGCCCGCGCGGCGAAGCTCGGCATCTTCGGCACTAAGGAACGCTCGGTCATCAACCTCGCCAACCGCGAAGGGATCGCTGCCGTCGTGAAGCAGCAGTTCGAAGTCGCGCAGCAGGTCATCGCCGCCGGCCTGATGCCGATCATCGAACCGGAAGTGAACATCAAGAGCGCCGAGCGTGCCGAGGCCGACCAGATCCTGCTCGAAGAAACGCTCACGGCGCTCGACGCGATGACCGGCAACGACAAGGTGATGCTGAAGCTGTCGCTGCCGGCCAAGCCCGGCCTGTTCCAGCCGCTGGTCGACCATCCGCGCGTGCTGCGCGTCGTGGCGCTGTCGGGCGGGTTCAGCCGGACCGAGGCCTGCGCCGAACTGGCGAAGAACCCCGGCATCATCGCCAGCTTCAGCCGCGCGCTGCTCTCCGACTTGCGCCAGCAGATGACCGACGCCGAGTTCGACAAGGCGCTGGGCAGCGCGATCGACGAAATCCACTGCGCCTCGACACAGAAGGCGCTGCTCGCGGCGTAACGCTTTCCTACAAGCTCCCAGCCATGGCAAAAGGGCATCGGCCGCTCCAGCGTCCGGTGCTCTTTGTCATCGTAGCCGCCCCTTCCCACGTCACCCCGGGCTTGACCCGGGGTCCCGCTTCTTCTTCTTCTTCTTCTTCTTGCCGCCCCGGCGAACAACCTACTTACTATTGATAGTTACTCGCAACGCTACGCGCAAAACGCGCGCGAGTGTGAACTTAGTGAACTTTGGCCCCCAAAACCCTTCCACCCGCCGCCGCGCTGGGGCAGGGAAGGCGCCATGACCCTGAACGAAGACCCGCTCGGCCCGCTGTCGCCCGATTTCGCGACCCAGTTCGTCCGCGACGTGCGCCGCCCGCCGTGCCAGCTTTACCTCATCTCTCCGCTCGATGTGACCGGCACCTTTCCCGACCGCCTCGCCCGCGCGCTCGATGCCGGGCCGGTCGCCGCGTTCCAGTTCCGGGTGAAGGATATCGACCAGCACGCCGCCGCGCGACTGGCCGAACCGCTTCAGAAGATTTGCGCCGACCGCGACGTCGCCTTGATCGTCAACGACAGCATCAGCCTGACCAAGCGGCTAGGCGCGGATGGCGTCCATCTGGGCCAGGACGATGGCGATGCCCGAGAAGCGCGCGACGTACTCGGCCCCAATGTCCAGATCGGCGTGACCGTCCATGACAGCCGCCATCTCGCCATGGAAGCGGGGGAGGCTGGCGCCGACTATGTAGCGTTCGGCGCCTTCTACCCGACGACAACCAAGCAGGTCGCGCATGTCGCCGATCCGGTGCTGCTGTCGTGGTGGTCGACCGTGTTCGAACTCCCCTGTGTCGCGATCGGCGGCATCACGCCGGCCAACGCCCCCGATCTCGTCCGCGCCGGGGCCGACTTCCTCGCCGTATCGGGCGCGGTCTGGAACGGCGACGAAGCGGCGGCGGTGCAGGCGTTCGCGGCGGTTCTCGGCACGTAAGGAAACCGCCGCCGGGTCCGGTCGTTATCCACCCTCAACGATGTTGGGGATGGTGTATGAAGCGACTGGCCTTGGCGGCGATCCTGGGGAGCGGCGTGGCGATGGCGCAGGCGCCTGCGCCCGCGCCGCAACTCCCGGCGGTCGACCGAAATATCCTGCACGCGCAGGTGCTGCTCGACCGGCACGGCTTCACGAGCGGCGTGATCGACGGCAGGGACAGCGCGCTGTTCAAACAGGCGCTACGTGGATTCCAGACCGCCCGAGGCCTGCCGGTCACTGGCAAGCTCGATGCCGCGACCACCCGTGCGCTGAACCCCAATATGCGCCCCGCGACGGTGACCCTGACCCTGTCCGAACGCGCGCTGGCCGGGCCGTACACCAACCCGATCCCCAAGGAATATGCCGATCAGGCGAAGCTGACGACGATCGGCTACCGCTCGCCGCTCGAAAAGCTGGCCGAGATGTTCCACACCACGCCCGCCACGCTGGTCGCGCTGAACAGCCGGGAAACGATGCTGCGCCCCGGCACCCGCGTCGTCTTTCCCAACGTCCTGCCCTCGTCGCGCAGCTATGCGGAGAGCTGGTCGGGCGACTATCGCCAGACGCTCGCCAATCTGAACGTCGACGCCAACCAGCCCCAGGCCGACCGCGTCGTGGTCGACAAGTCGGAAGGCTGGCTGCGCGCCTATAAGGGCGACAAGATCCTCGCCCAGTTTCCCGCGACGATGGGCTCGTCGCACGACCCGCTGCCGATCGGCGAATGGAAGATTCAGGGCGTCGCCGCCAATCCCGACTGGCAGTACAATCCGGCGATCCTGCGCCATGCCGACAAGTCGGACAGCAAGGAGATCGTGCCGCCCGGCCCCAACAATCCGGTCGGCGTCGTCTGGATCGATCTCTCGAAAGAGCATTACGGTATCCACGGCACGCCCGAGCCGGAGAATATCGGGAAGACCGAGAGCAATGGCTGCATCCGACTGACCAACTGGGACGCCGCCCGGCTGTCGCTGATGGTCAAGCCCGGCACGCCGGCGATCTTCCAGCCATAGCGGAGGGCAGGGGGTGAACCGGATCGGCTGGGCGTTTCTCGGCGTCTTCGTGCTGCTGGGTGGGCTGGCTGCGTTGCTGGTCGATTTCGGCGGATCGTCCGCCCCGCCGATTCGCGCCTTTGCCGATGCGCCGACCCGGCTGGCCGAACCGCCGTCGCCGGGGCGGCTGGTCCTGCCCGTATCGGGGGTCGGCTGGACGAGCATCCGCGACAGCTATGGCGAGGCGCGGGCCGGTGGCGAACGGCGGCATAGCGGGGTGGACATCATGGCCCCCGCCGGTACGCCGGTCGTCGCCGCGGCGCCCGGCACGGTCGAAAAGCTGTTCTACAGCAATGGCGGCGGCGGGGTGACCGCCTATGTCCGCTCGCCCGACCGCCGGCTGTCCTATTATTACGCCCACCTCGCTGCCTATGCCCCGACGCTGCGCGAAGGGGCGCCGGTCCGCGCGGGCGATCCGATCGGCGCGGTCGGCGACACCGGCAATGCCGGGACCGGCAATTTCCACCTGCATTTCGGCGTCGAGCGGGTGAACGCCGACGAACCATGGTACAAGGGCCGCGCGATCAATCCCTATCCGCTGCTTGCCCGCGGACGGGCGGAGCGGTAAGGGCGCAGCTTCGCTCTTTCCAACAGGTATGGTTCGTCATGAAGATCAGCGGCGTCGACATTCGCCCCGGCAACATCATCGAATATGAAGGCGGCATCTGGCGCGCGGTCAAGATCCAGCATACGCAGCCGGGCAAGGGCGGCGCCTATATGCAGGTCGAAATGAAGAACCTGCGCGACGGCCGCAAGAACAACGTCCGCTTCCGTTCGGCCGAGACGGTCGAGCGCATCCGCCTCGATACCAAGGACTTCCAGTTCCTGTATCCCGAAGGCGACATGCTGGTGTTCATGGACAAGGAAACCTACGACCAGGTATCGCTGCCGCGCGACCTGCTGGGCGATGCCGCCGCCTTCCTCCAGGACGGCATGGATGTCGTCATGGAACTCTATGAAGACGAAGCGATCAGCGTCCAGCTGCCCGACACGATCGAAGCGACGATCGTCGAGGCGGATGCGGTGGTGAAGGGCCAGACGGCATCGTCGTCCTACAAGCCCGCCGTGCTCGACAACGGCGTCCGCGTGATGGTCCCGCCGCATATCGCTTCGGGAACGCGCATCGTGGTCGACGTGTATGAGCAGACCTACGTCCGGCGGGCGGATTAAGCCGAGCGGCCGGACGAAATAGGGAAAGCTATTTCGCCAGGCTGCCGGCTCGGCCGGCGCGCGAAAGCGCGACCGACGACGCGGGCTTTGCCCGCGGCGCTGCCAGTAAAAGAACCAACAGGAACCAGAACAATGTCCGCCCAGTCCGGCCTCATCACCGTCCTCGAACGCGCCGTCCGCAAGACCGGCCCGCGCCTGCGCCGCGACTTCGGCGAGGTCCAGCATCTCCAGGTC
This window encodes:
- a CDS encoding ribbon-helix-helix protein, CopG family → MLGVRLDTELEERLANVARSQGRSKSDIARDAVRRYVELHDEAFRAEARRQSERAAARDDGADWAFFDRVEAEDGRWR
- a CDS encoding type II toxin-antitoxin system PemK/MazF family toxin yields the protein MIVLVEGPGDLAVKRRPFLVVQSDLFNEAHASVTLVPLTSLTGGETLFRVPFPASDSTGISVESEAQVDKIKTLRRSRVVRVLGQADATSMEQVDQALRRWLAL
- a CDS encoding fructose bisphosphate aldolase — its product is MNNADMTAKIADGHGFIAALDQSGGSTPKALKGYGIDEGAWNTDEEMFGLIHDMRARIILSPAFTGDKVIGAILFERTMDGQAGGKPVPQALADKGVVPFLKIDKGLEDEANGVQLMKPMPGLDDLLARAAKLGIFGTKERSVINLANREGIAAVVKQQFEVAQQVIAAGLMPIIEPEVNIKSAERAEADQILLEETLTALDAMTGNDKVMLKLSLPAKPGLFQPLVDHPRVLRVVALSGGFSRTEACAELAKNPGIIASFSRALLSDLRQQMTDAEFDKALGSAIDEIHCASTQKALLAA
- the thiE gene encoding thiamine phosphate synthase, with protein sequence MTLNEDPLGPLSPDFATQFVRDVRRPPCQLYLISPLDVTGTFPDRLARALDAGPVAAFQFRVKDIDQHAAARLAEPLQKICADRDVALIVNDSISLTKRLGADGVHLGQDDGDAREARDVLGPNVQIGVTVHDSRHLAMEAGEAGADYVAFGAFYPTTTKQVAHVADPVLLSWWSTVFELPCVAIGGITPANAPDLVRAGADFLAVSGAVWNGDEAAAVQAFAAVLGT
- a CDS encoding L,D-transpeptidase family protein, with the translated sequence MKRLALAAILGSGVAMAQAPAPAPQLPAVDRNILHAQVLLDRHGFTSGVIDGRDSALFKQALRGFQTARGLPVTGKLDAATTRALNPNMRPATVTLTLSERALAGPYTNPIPKEYADQAKLTTIGYRSPLEKLAEMFHTTPATLVALNSRETMLRPGTRVVFPNVLPSSRSYAESWSGDYRQTLANLNVDANQPQADRVVVDKSEGWLRAYKGDKILAQFPATMGSSHDPLPIGEWKIQGVAANPDWQYNPAILRHADKSDSKEIVPPGPNNPVGVVWIDLSKEHYGIHGTPEPENIGKTESNGCIRLTNWDAARLSLMVKPGTPAIFQP
- a CDS encoding murein hydrolase activator EnvC family protein; this translates as MNRIGWAFLGVFVLLGGLAALLVDFGGSSAPPIRAFADAPTRLAEPPSPGRLVLPVSGVGWTSIRDSYGEARAGGERRHSGVDIMAPAGTPVVAAAPGTVEKLFYSNGGGGVTAYVRSPDRRLSYYYAHLAAYAPTLREGAPVRAGDPIGAVGDTGNAGTGNFHLHFGVERVNADEPWYKGRAINPYPLLARGRAER
- the efp gene encoding elongation factor P, with translation MKISGVDIRPGNIIEYEGGIWRAVKIQHTQPGKGGAYMQVEMKNLRDGRKNNVRFRSAETVERIRLDTKDFQFLYPEGDMLVFMDKETYDQVSLPRDLLGDAAAFLQDGMDVVMELYEDEAISVQLPDTIEATIVEADAVVKGQTASSSYKPAVLDNGVRVMVPPHIASGTRIVVDVYEQTYVRRAD